A genomic segment from Sander vitreus isolate 19-12246 chromosome 3, sanVit1, whole genome shotgun sequence encodes:
- the LOC144516009 gene encoding olfactory receptor 2A14-like, protein MIMKNFTQVSYFTFGAYFDIGLFKYLLFLIIMCFYAVIVCANLLLIVVICMNRSLHEPMYLFLVSLFVNELYGSTGLFPFLLVQILSDIHTVSAPFCFLQIFCLYTYAAIQFINLSIMSYDRYLAICYPLQYNTSMTSKKVAMLIALTWVFPFCVTAVPIFLSSSFQLCGNIINTVYCNNYYVVKLACSVTTVNNIYGLIYLCLVVFGPLSLILYTYMKILKVCFSGSKQTRQKAIRTCTPHLASLINFSFGGFFEIVQSRFDMSSVPMMLQIFMSLYFLTCQPIFNPLMYGLHMSKIRSLCKSLIFGKL, encoded by the coding sequence ATGATCATGAAAAACTTTACACAGGTTTCATATTTCACTTTTGGTGCATACTTTGATATTGGGCTCTTTAAATACTTATTATTCCTGATTATTATGTGTTTTTATGCTGTAATAGTTTGTGCCAATCTTTTGCTGATTGTGGTTATCTGTATGAACAGAAGCTTACATGAACCTATGTATCTTTTTCTGGTCAGCCTGTTTGTAAATGAACTGTATGGTAGTACAGGGTTGTTTCCATTCCTTCTGGTTCAGATCCTCTCTGACATTCACACTGTTTCTGCTCCcttctgtttcctgcagattttctgtttgtaTACTTATGCAGCTAtacaatttattaatttatccATTATGTCATATGACAGATATCTTGCTATCTGTTATCCTCTGCAATATAACACAAGTATGACATCTAAAAAGGTTGCCATGCTTATTGCTCTAACATGGGTATTTCCATTTTGTGTAACTGCTGTCCCGATATTTTTAAGTTCTTCTTTTCAGCTGTGTGGGAACATCATTAACACAGTTTACTGTAACAACTATTATGTTGTCAAACTGGCCTGCTCTGTCACCACAGTGAACAACATTTATGGACTCATTTACCTATGTCTTGTAGTCTTTGGTCCTCTCAGTTTAATCCTTTACACTTACATGAAGATccttaaagtgtgtttttctggTTCTAAACAGACCAGACAGAAAGCTATCAGAACCTGCACACCTCACCTCGCTTCTCTGATCAACTTTTCTTTTGGGGGTTTCTTTGAAATAGTACAGAGCAGGTTTGATATGAGCAGTGTACCCATGATGTTGCAGATTTTTATGTCATTATACTTCCTGACCTGCCAACCAATCTTCAACCCTTTAATGTATGGACTGCACATGTCTAAAATACGTAGCTTATGTAAAAGTCTTATCTTTGGTAAATTGTAA
- the LOC144516022 gene encoding olfactory receptor 6N1-like has product MINSTQVSYFKLTAYFDTGVFKYLYFMIVMSLYMLIVCANLLLIVVICMNRSLHEPMYLFLVSLFVNELYGSTGLFPFLLVQILSDIHTVSAPFCFLQIYCVHFYGSVELFTLGVMSYDRYLAICYPLQYNTRMTSNKVAVLIASVWLYSVLATVVMMSLSVTLQLCGNTIQKVYCDNYPIVKLACFDTTVNNIYGLVYMFTVIFALIILILYSYMRILKVCFSGSKQTRQKAVSTCTPHLASLINFSFGSFFEIVQSRFNMSSVPMMLRIFLSLYFLICQPIFNPLMYGLQMSKIRSLCKSIIFGKM; this is encoded by the coding sequence ATGATCAACTCTACACAGGTTTCATATTTCAAACTTACTGCTTACTTTGACACCGGGGTTTTCAAGTATTTATATTTCATGATTGTTATGTCTTTATATATGTTAATTGTTTGTGCCAATCTTTTGCTGATTGTGGTTATCTGTATGAACAGAAGCTTACATGAACCTATGTATCTTTTTCTGGTCAGCCTGTTTGTAAATGAACTGTATGGTAGTACAGGGTTGTTTCCATTCCTTCTGGTTCAGATCCTCTCTGACATTCACACTGTTTCTGCTCCcttctgtttcctgcagatttATTGTGTACATTTCTATGGAAGTGTAGAATTGTTTACCTTAGGAGTCATGTCTTATGACAGATATCTTGCTATCTGTTATCCTCTGCAATATAACACTCGTATGACATCTAACAAGGTTGCCGTGCTTATTGCGTCCGTATGGTTATACAGTGTGCTTGCAACAGTTGTCATGATGTCTCTGAGTGTCACCTTACAGCTGTGTGGGAACACGATTCAAAAAGTGTACTGTGACAACTACCCAATCGTTAAACTGGCATGCTTCGACACAACCGTCAACAACATATATGGACTTGTGTATATGTTTACTGTAATATTTGCTCTTATAATTCTCATTCTTTACTCCTACATGAGGATccttaaagtgtgtttttctggTTCTAAACAGACCAGACAGAAAGCTGTCAGTACCTGCACACCTCACCTCGCTTCTCTGATCAACTTTTCTTTTGGTTCTTTCTTTGAAATAGTGCAGAGCAGATTTAATATGAGCAGTGTACCCATGATGTTGcgcatttttttgtcattatacTTTCTGATCTGCCAACCGATCTTCAACCCTTTAATGTATGGACTGCAAATGTCTAAAATACGTAGCTTATGTAAAAGTATTATCTTTGGTAAAATGTAA